The following are encoded together in the Acipenser ruthenus chromosome 24, fAciRut3.2 maternal haplotype, whole genome shotgun sequence genome:
- the LOC117429739 gene encoding uncharacterized protein LOC117429739 yields the protein MFQAGAIPKLMLMMESGSSREKIFAIKVVWQLAFHQTTREKLKENSDLMKLLEELSKDSDSGVSNTAQGARWVIEKQAEEKSKTKRESSQPETTGHVMISYQWENQKVMLEVNKRLQSVEIKVWMDVEHMAGSTLQAMAEAVEKAYVVVICISPKYKESPNCRTEAEYSFQLRKEMIPLMMQRNYKPDGWLGAVLGTKLWVDFTQKSIFEDSMNQLIKLIGGYAPLSNDAVKGPIVPANANQQMANTGVTVVSTWTKEDVAAWLKENKLDFCLTLFAAYDGPLMHQLQQLRKEAPDFFFKSLRRDIGFSSLTEILQFIDALEKLHN from the exons ATGTTTCAAGCTGGAGCGATTCCGAAATTAATGCTGATGATGGAAAGCGGCAGCAGCCGGGAGAAGATATTTGCTATCAAGGTTGTTTGGCAGCTTGCCTTTCATCAAACAACACGGGAAAAGCTAAAAGAAA ACAGCGATCTGATGAAGCTCCTGGAAGAACTGTCCAAAGACAGCGACAGCGGCGTCTCTAACACAGCCCAGGGAGCAAGATGGGTGATAGAAAAGCAGGCTGAGGAAAAATCAAAGACAAAGAGGGAGAGCTCACAACCAG AGACAACGGGACATGTGATGATCAGCTACCAATGGGAAAACCAGAAAGTTATGTTGGAGGTGAATAAAAGACTACAG AGTGTGGagatcaaggtgtggatggatgTGGAGCACATGGCCGGATCCACACTGCAGGCCATGGCTGAGGCAGTGGAGAAGGCCTATGTTGTTGTTATATGTATCTCTCCAAAATACAAAGAAAGTCCGAATTGCAGAACAG AGGCTGAATACAGTTTCCAGTTACGAAAAGAGATGATCCCACTCATGATGCAAAGAAACTATAAGCCAGACGGGTGGCTGGGAGCTGTTTTAGGGACCAAGCTTTGGGTTGACTTCACCCAAAAAAGTATCTTTGAGGACAGCATGAACCAGCTGATAAAGCTTATTGGGGGCTATGCACCACTAAGTAATGATGCAGTTAAAg gtccGATTGTACCTGCAAATGCAAACCAGCAGATGGCCAATACAGGTGTCACTGTTGTGAGCACCTGGACAAAGGAAGATGTTGCCGCGTGGTTGAAAGAAAATAAGCTGGACTTTTGTCTCACCCTGTTTGCAGCGTATGATGGGCCACTGATGCACCAGCTACAGCAATTACGCAAGGAG GCTCCAGATTTTTTCTTTAAGAGCCTCAGAAGGGATATAGGTTTCAGCTCACTGACTGAAATCCTACAGTTTATTGATGCCCTGGAAAAACTACATAATTAA
- the LOC117427816 gene encoding RNA polymerase-associated protein LEO1-like produces MADMEDLFGSDGDSENEHKDSGSGSGSGSDSDSEQEQPRSVSNASGSESEKEGHRDDDDDDDEDRDAGQPSNKELFGDDSEDEHGSQHSGSDNRSERSDNQSEASVHSEQEDNEHSDVEQHSGSEGHHDEEDGGHRSNTGSPRSEAGSPRSEAGSPRSEAGSPRSEVPSPRSEAPSPRSEAASAHSEAGSPRSEAASPRSEAASPRSEAASPMSHADSPHSEAEGSGKEAHSEDEKWAKSDESDDEAKPQHSDEDHRRSDDEDEEQREHKSESPKGSDSEDEFVRQKHKKTVASDSDSDSDAGGHKESKPAADDLFGEADDISSDSDTEKPTTPGQPLDNEDGMDADHPEEEPVPETRIEVEIPKVNTDLGSDLYFVKLPNFLSVEPRPFDPQYYEDEFEDEEMLDEEGRTRLKLKVENTIRWKTRRDEDGTEIRESNARIVKWSDGSMSLHLGNEVFDVYKAPLQGDHNHLFIRQGTGLQGQAVFKTKLTFRPHSTDSATHRKMTLSLADRCSKTQKIRILPMAGRDPESQRNEMIKKEEERLRASIRRESQQRRMREKQHQRGLSANYLEPDRYEEEEEGEESISLAAIKSKYRGGSGIREERARIYSSDSDEGSDEDRAQRLLKAKKLDSDEEGESSGKRKAEDDDDDDDHEKSMKKPKKYVISDEEDE; encoded by the exons ATGGCGGACATGGAGGATTTGTTTGGCAGCGATGGTGACAGCGAGAATGAACACAAAG ATTCTGGATCGGGATCGGGGTCCGggtctgactctgactctgagcAGGAACAGCCCAGGTCTGTGAGTAATGCGTCAGGGAGTGAGAGTGAAAAGGAAGGTCAccgtgatgatgatgatgatgatgatgaagacagAGATGCAGGGCAGCCCAGTAACAAGGAGCTGTTTGGCGATGACAGCGAAGACGAGCATGGCTCCCAACACAGTGGAAGTGACAACAGGTCAGAGAGGTCAGACAACCAGTCGGAGGCCAGTGTGCATTCTGAGCAGGAGGACAATGAGCATTCAGACGTGGAGCAGCACAGCGGCTCAGAAGGGCACCACGACGAGGAAGACGGCGGACACAGGTCTAACACGGGCAGTCCTCGTTCTGAGGCAGGCAGTCCTCGTTCTGAGGCAGGCAGTCCTCGTTCTGAGGCAGGCAGTCCTCGTTCTGAGGTACCTAGTCCCCGGTCTGAGGCACCTAGTCCCCGGTCTGAGGCAGCTAGTGCCCATTCAGAGGCAGGCAGCCCTCGATCTGAGGCAGCAAGTCCCCGTTCTGAGGCTGCAAGCCCCAGGTCTGAGGCTGCGAGCCCCATGTCCCACGCTGACAGTCCCCACTCTGAGGCTGAGGGCTCAGGAAAAGAGGCCCATTCAGAGGATGAGAAGTGGGCCAAAAGTGATGAATCAGACGATGAGGCAAAACCACAGCACTCGGATGAAGACCACAGGCGCTCCGATGATGAAGACGAAGAACAACGGGAGCACAAGTCAG AATCTCCTAAAGGCAGCGACAGCGAAGATGAGTTTGTGAGACAAAAGCACAAGAAGACAGTAGCATCGGATTCTGATTCTGACAGTGATGCTGGAGGACACAAAG AAAGTAAACCTGCAGCAGATGACCTCTTTGGAGAAGCTGATGATATTTCCTCAGACAGCGATACTGAAAAGCCCACCACCCCAGGACAGCCACTT GACAATGAGGATGGAATGGATGCTGATCATCCAGAGGAAGAACCTGTTCCAGAAACAAGGATAGAAGTAGAGATTCCCAAAGTCAACACTGATCTGGGAAGCGACCTCTACTTTGTCAAACTGCCTAACTTTCTCAGTGTGGAACCAAG GCCATTTGACCCTCAGTATTATGAGGATGAGTTTGAAGATGAGGAGATGTTGGATGAAGAAGGAAGAACCAGACTTAAACTAAAG GTAGAAAACACTATTCGATGGAAGACGCGGCGAGATGAGGATGGAACAGAAATCCGTGAAAGCAATGCACGGATTGTGAAGTGGTCAGATGGAAG CATGTCCTTGCACTTGGGAAATGAAGTGTTTGATGTCTACAAAGCTCCACTGCAAGGAGATCACAACCATCTCTTCATCAGACAGGGTACCGGTCTCCAGGGACAGGCTGTGTTCAAGACCAAACTGACATTCAG ACCTCATTCCACAGACAGTGCCACTCACAGGAAGATGACGCTGTCCTTAGCAGATAGGTGTTCCAAGACCCAGAAGATTCGAATATTGCCAATGGCAGGCCGGGACCCGGAGTCTCAGCGCAATGAGATGATCAAG aaagaggaggagaggcTGCGTGCCTCGATTCGCAGGGAGTCCCAGCAGCGCAGGATGAGGGAGAAGCAGCACCAGCGAGGACTCAGCGCTAATTACCTGGAGCCTGACCGCtacgaggaggaggaagagggagaggaatCCATCAGCCTGGCCGCCATCAAGAGCAAATATAGGGGGGGCAGCGGAATAAGAG AGGAACGTGCCAGAATTTACTCCTCTGACAGTGATGAGGGTTCTGATGAAGATCGAGCACAGAGACTGCTGAAGGCTAAGAAACTCGACAGTGATGAG GAAGGTGAAAGTTCTGGGAAGAGGAAAGCTGAGGATGACGATGATGACGACGACCATGAAAAATCCATGAAAAAACCCAAGAAGTACGTCATCAGTGACGAAGAGGATGAATAG